A part of Calonectris borealis chromosome 30, bCalBor7.hap1.2, whole genome shotgun sequence genomic DNA contains:
- the LOC142073737 gene encoding keratin, type II cytoskeletal 4-like, which yields MSRQAPTVRSVLGRRGFSSASEICGRSYAASACQPVRCGAGAYSSRSVCNLGGNRRISYVNGVCGTGCFGEFGFGGVGYGNVGGRVGLCGPRGYSIVRGYPDRKADGIQGICIDERLLKPLCVGVDPLEHEIRCQEKEQIKTLNTQFACFIDKVRFLEQQNKVLETKWGLLQQYVLPKKGKNLELYFENYICDLRKRLDCLLCEKQKLGSEECATSQLVEEFKCKYEEEINRRTTVENEFVALKKDADCIFLNKEELEVKVDLLRRQLELLKCVFEEERAQVDRQLCDTSVIVKMDNNRDLDMESIIKNVECWYQEIAQKSKEEVDAFYQTRFQELQDKRGKYCDDLQSNKCEISELTRMIQKLQCELENVKKQVSCLQTSICDVEQRGDCALKDAREKHVELQNALQKAKDELACMLRDYQELLNVKLALDIEIATYKTLLEGEESRICVGNPVSVSVVSSGYNIPDDCGMLAANGAVCGYGSLGRRSGRHSSQNGGFSSRSAGIHPKRVISSVAKQCVPEVYCQAGGVNCKNGGFSSRSGGYPARTVISTGSGGLNARMGACQAGGVVSFGNQGCVIRQLGGSPVVVANSPEVVGCNNGVVGNFGVVRDPCVVP from the exons ATGAGCAGACAGGCGCCTACAGTGAGATCTGTCCTGGGACGAAGAGGCTTCAGTTCAGCTTCGGAGATCTGTGGTCGAAGCTACGCCGCCTCTGCCTGCCAACCTGTCCGATGCGGAGCTGGCGCCTATAGCAGCAGGAGCGTCTGCAACCTGGGTGGAAACAGGAGAATCTCCTACGTGAACGGGGTCTGCGGAACTGGATGTTTTGGAGAGTTCGGCTTCGGTGGCGTAGGCTATGGTAATGTTGGAGGAAGGGTTGGCCTTTGTGGCCCCAGGGGATATAGTATTGTGAGAGGTTACCCCGATCGCAAGGCTGATGGCATCCAAGGTATCTGCATCGATGAACGGCTTCTGAAGCCCCTCTGTGTTGGGGTCGACCCGCTGGAACATGAAATACGCTGCCAGGAGAAGGAACAGATCAAGACCCTCAACACCCAATTTGCCTGCTTCATCGACAAG GTCCGATTCCTGGAGCAGCAGAACAAAGTGCTGGAGACCAAGTGGGGCCTCCTGCAGCAATACGTCCtaccaaagaaagggaaaaacctTGAACTGTACTTTGAGAATTACATCTGCGACCTGCGGAAACGCCTGGACTGCTTGCTatgtgaaaagcaaaaactgGGCAGCGAAGAATGTGCCACAAGCCAGCTGGTGGAGGAGTTCAAGTGCAA ATACGAAGAGGAAATCAACAGGCGTACAACTGTGGAGAATGAGTTTGTGGCACTCAAAAAG GATGCAGACTGTATCTTTTTgaacaaggaagagctggaggtGAAGGTGGATCTGTTAAGAAGGCAGTTGGAGCTGTTGAAATGTGTGTTTGAGGAG GAACGAGCTCAGGTAGATCGCCAGCTATGCGACACTTCGGTCATCGTGAAAATGGACAACAACCGAGACCTGGACATGGAAAGCATCATCAAGAACGTTGAATGCTGGTACCAAGAAATAGCTCAGAAGAGCAAAGAAGAAGTTGATGCCTTCTACCAAACCAGG TTTCAGGAGCTTCAGGATAAGAGAGGCAAGTATTGTGACGACCTGCAAAGCAACAAGTGTGAGATTTCGGAGCTAACCCGGATGATACAGAAGCTGCAGTGTGAACTGGAGAACGTGAAGAAGCAG GTCTCCTGCCTGCAAACCTCCATTTGTGATGTTGAGCAGCGTGGGGACTGTGCCCTGAAAGATGCCCGGGAGAAGCACGTCGAGCTGCAGAATGCCCTCCAGAAGGCCAAGGATGAGCTGGCTTGCATGCTGCGGGATTACCAGGAGCTGCTGAATGTCAAGCTGGCCCTGGATATTGAGATCGCAACATATAAGACTCTACTGGAGGGTGAAGAGAGCAG GATATGCGTGGGGAACCCGGTGAGCGTGT CTGTGGTCAGCAGTGGCTACAATATCCCCGACGACTGCGGGATGCTGGCTGCAAACGGGGCCGTGTGTGGCTACGGCTCCCTGGGGAGACGGTCCGGACGACACAGCTCCCAGAATGGAGGATTCAGCTCCCGGAGCGCCGGGATCCACCCCAAGAGAGTCATTAGCTCGGTGGCCAAGCAGTGTGTCCCAGAGGTGTATTGCCAAGCCGGAGGGGTCAACTGCAAAAACGGGGGATTCAGCTCCCGGAGCGGGGGCTACCCAGCCCGCACCGTCATCAGCACGGGAAGCGGGGGCTTGAATGCTAGGATGggggcttgccaagctggtgggGTGGTCAGCTTCGGAAACCAAGGCTGCGTCATCAGGCAGCTGGGGGGCTCTCCCGTCGTCGTTGCAAACAGCCCTGAAGTTGTGGGGTGCAACAACGGCGTGGTGGGGAACTTCGGGGTTGTCAGAGACCCGTGCGTTGTTCCATAG